In Pollutimonas sp. M17, a single genomic region encodes these proteins:
- a CDS encoding ABC transporter ATP-binding protein encodes MTTDTHPGTRIQVDSLSTSFLSDRGRVQSVHDVSFSIAAGATLALVGESGSGKSVTSLSLMGLHAKTSHPQVGGAAHFTRRNGERVSLLDLPEREFRRLRGNEMAMIFQEPMTSLNPLLTVGEQIAESTRLHLGYGRAQARAHAQRMLDMVEIPAAARRLGEYPHELSGGMRQRVMIALAMACSPTLLIADEPTTALDVTIQAQILALIGRLQEDTGMSVLFITHNLGVVAQYADKVAVMYAGRIVESGSVERVFARPAHPYTQALLNCLPAMARKSGRSDGRIGRLAAIGGQAPSPYDMPAGCAFSPRCALADEYCRAAAPPLDALEEGGGVRCFKPMGVRA; translated from the coding sequence ATGACGACGGATACGCATCCCGGCACCCGCATACAGGTCGACTCCCTGTCGACTTCCTTCCTGAGCGATCGGGGACGCGTGCAAAGCGTCCACGACGTGTCGTTTTCCATCGCTGCGGGCGCCACGCTGGCGCTGGTCGGCGAATCCGGGTCGGGAAAATCCGTTACCAGCCTGAGCCTGATGGGCCTGCATGCCAAGACTTCGCATCCCCAGGTCGGCGGCGCGGCGCATTTTACGCGGCGCAACGGAGAGCGGGTCAGCCTGCTCGACCTGCCGGAACGCGAGTTCCGCCGCTTGCGCGGCAACGAGATGGCCATGATTTTCCAGGAGCCCATGACCAGCCTCAACCCGCTGCTGACGGTGGGCGAGCAGATTGCCGAGTCGACCCGGCTGCATCTGGGTTATGGCCGCGCGCAAGCCAGGGCGCACGCGCAGCGCATGCTGGACATGGTCGAGATTCCGGCGGCCGCGCGCAGGCTGGGCGAATATCCGCATGAGCTGTCGGGCGGCATGCGCCAGCGCGTGATGATTGCCCTGGCCATGGCCTGTTCCCCCACGCTGCTGATTGCCGATGAGCCGACCACGGCATTGGATGTGACCATACAGGCGCAGATCCTGGCGCTCATCGGGCGGTTGCAGGAGGACACCGGAATGAGCGTATTGTTCATTACCCACAACCTGGGGGTGGTGGCCCAGTACGCGGATAAGGTGGCCGTGATGTATGCCGGCAGGATCGTCGAGTCGGGCAGCGTGGAGCGTGTGTTTGCGCGGCCTGCCCATCCCTATACACAGGCGCTGTTGAATTGCCTGCCGGCCATGGCCAGGAAGTCCGGCCGGAGCGACGGCCGGATCGGCCGGCTCGCCGCGATAGGCGGGCAGGCACCCAGCCCTTACGATATGCCGGCGGGCTGCGCCTTCAGTCCGCGATGCGCCTTGGCCGATGAGTATTGCCGCGCGGCCGCGCCGCCTCTGGACGCGCTGGAGGAGGGCGGCGGCGTGCGCTGTTTCAAACCCATGGGAGTCCGCGCATGA
- a CDS encoding M48 family metallopeptidase gives MKKKTSTLRGIAAAGAASALTLLGACAAVQTTDTGTVGVERKQYMSSMVSEAALEQEAAQQYSSLISQARSQGAVDTNAAQTARVKAISQKLIRQVGVFRPDAANWKWEVHVLNSDDVNAWCMPGGKIAVYTGLINQVKPTDAELAAVIGHEMAHALREHAREQVSQQMVTNMGLSVLSAVTGAGATADLGSALSEVMFTLPNSRTHEAEADRIGVELAARAGYDPRAAVTLWQKMGALSQGSAPPEFLSTHPSASSRSADLTEAANKVMPLYQQASGK, from the coding sequence ATGAAGAAAAAAACTTCAACCCTACGCGGCATCGCCGCAGCCGGAGCGGCGTCGGCCCTGACCCTGCTGGGCGCCTGCGCAGCGGTTCAAACCACCGATACGGGCACGGTAGGCGTCGAGCGTAAACAATACATGTCCAGCATGGTTTCCGAGGCGGCGCTGGAACAGGAAGCCGCCCAGCAATACAGCAGCCTGATTTCCCAGGCGCGCTCCCAAGGAGCCGTGGACACCAACGCCGCGCAAACCGCGCGCGTCAAAGCCATATCCCAGAAACTGATCAGGCAGGTCGGCGTATTCCGTCCGGACGCGGCCAACTGGAAATGGGAAGTGCACGTCCTCAACTCCGACGACGTCAACGCCTGGTGCATGCCGGGCGGGAAAATCGCCGTCTACACCGGCCTGATCAATCAGGTCAAGCCCACCGACGCCGAGCTGGCGGCGGTCATCGGCCATGAAATGGCGCATGCCCTGCGCGAGCATGCGCGCGAACAGGTGTCCCAGCAGATGGTCACGAACATGGGGCTGTCCGTGCTGTCGGCGGTGACCGGCGCCGGCGCCACGGCCGATCTGGGCAGCGCTTTGAGCGAAGTCATGTTCACCTTGCCCAACAGCCGCACGCACGAGGCCGAGGCCGACCGCATCGGCGTCGAGCTTGCCGCAAGGGCGGGTTACGACCCGCGCGCGGCGGTCACCTTGTGGCAAAAGATGGGCGCGCTCAGCCAGGGCAGCGCGCCGCCGGAATTCCTGTCCACCCATCCCTCGGCATCCAGCCGTTCGGCCGACCTGACCGAGGCGGCAAACAAGGTCATGCCTCTGTACCAGCAGGCAAGCGGCAAGTAA
- a CDS encoding ABC transporter ATP-binding protein: MSKGQALIELHGLSKTFGSSAAPIQAVSGVEFSILKGETLGLVGESGSGKTTIGRMLSRLTDPSAGRMLYHGGPAPVDLAALSQRQYRPLRAQIQVVFQDPYASLNPRMRVRQILAEAMDAHGLARGAARLPRIYELLRQVGLSEEQAERFPHEFSGGQRQRIGIARALAVEPEFIIADEPLSALDVSIQAQVINLLGEIKDRLGLTMLFISHDLDVVEYLCDRVVVLYLGRVVEIAPTHALYEQPQHPYTQALLAASPIPDPQAPRPARLLEGDLPSPANPPSGCVFRTRCPLAEARCAQAGMELRQHGEGHWQACWRNY, from the coding sequence ATGAGCAAGGGGCAAGCACTGATCGAACTGCATGGCTTGAGCAAGACGTTCGGTTCATCCGCGGCGCCGATACAGGCGGTCAGCGGAGTGGAGTTTTCGATCCTCAAGGGCGAGACCCTTGGACTGGTGGGCGAGTCGGGATCGGGCAAGACGACCATAGGGCGCATGCTGAGCCGGTTGACGGATCCGAGCGCCGGGCGGATGCTCTACCACGGCGGGCCGGCGCCGGTGGACCTGGCCGCGCTGAGTCAACGCCAGTACCGTCCTTTGCGCGCGCAGATACAGGTCGTGTTCCAGGACCCCTATGCCAGCCTGAATCCCCGCATGCGCGTGCGCCAGATTCTGGCCGAGGCCATGGATGCGCATGGCCTGGCCCGTGGAGCTGCGCGCCTGCCGCGCATCTACGAGCTCTTGCGCCAGGTCGGCTTGAGCGAGGAGCAGGCGGAGCGTTTCCCGCATGAATTCTCCGGCGGACAGCGCCAGCGCATCGGCATTGCGCGGGCGCTCGCGGTGGAGCCGGAGTTCATCATCGCGGATGAGCCCCTCTCGGCGCTGGACGTATCGATACAGGCGCAGGTCATCAATCTTCTGGGCGAGATCAAGGATCGGCTGGGCTTGACCATGCTTTTCATTTCGCACGACCTGGATGTGGTGGAATACCTGTGCGACCGTGTGGTGGTGCTGTACCTGGGCCGCGTGGTGGAGATTGCCCCGACCCATGCGTTGTACGAGCAGCCGCAACATCCCTACACGCAGGCGCTGCTGGCGGCGTCGCCCATTCCGGACCCCCAGGCGCCCAGGCCGGCGCGCCTGCTGGAAGGCGATCTGCCCAGCCCCGCCAACCCGCCATCCGGTTGTGTATTCAGGACGCGCTGCCCGCTGGCCGAAGCCCGTTGCGCCCAGGCCGGCATGGAACTCAGGCAGCACGGCGAAGGCCATTGGCAGGCCTGTTGGCGCAATTATTGA
- a CDS encoding ABC transporter permease has product MLSAIKILLVRSLGACVVLLIVAVLVFLLVHMASGDPIAVLLGDQATAADIAQVRAQYGLDRPLPTQFLLWLGQVLTGNLGTSIFLQQPVTQVLLERAEPTVLLALFSVAIASCIGVPCGALAAVWRGSRTDQVVSAVAMLAASVPSFWMGLILIRIFAVQLGWFPASGYGPPEADLAQRMMHLALPSVVLGVLNSALIIRFTRASMLDTLGEDYVRTARAKGLSETVIMVKHVMKNALIPIVTVIGLTMALMIGGTVVTETVFNLPGVGGLVVRAVLRRDYPVIQGTLLVVAFIYVLINFFIDFLYTVIDPRIRLRK; this is encoded by the coding sequence ATGCTGTCCGCCATCAAGATACTGCTGGTCCGTTCGCTGGGTGCCTGCGTCGTGCTGCTCATCGTGGCCGTGCTGGTTTTTTTGCTGGTGCACATGGCCTCCGGAGATCCCATAGCGGTGCTGCTGGGCGATCAGGCAACGGCCGCCGATATCGCCCAGGTGCGCGCGCAGTATGGCCTGGACAGGCCTTTGCCCACCCAGTTCCTTCTATGGCTTGGGCAGGTGCTGACCGGCAACCTGGGCACGTCCATCTTTCTTCAGCAGCCGGTGACCCAGGTCTTGCTGGAAAGGGCGGAGCCCACGGTATTGCTGGCCCTGTTTTCCGTTGCGATCGCAAGCTGCATAGGCGTGCCTTGCGGCGCGCTCGCCGCCGTATGGCGGGGCTCGCGCACGGACCAGGTGGTCAGCGCCGTGGCCATGCTGGCGGCCAGCGTGCCCAGTTTCTGGATGGGCCTCATCCTTATCCGCATCTTTGCCGTTCAGCTGGGGTGGTTTCCCGCCTCGGGCTATGGCCCGCCCGAGGCGGACCTGGCGCAGCGCATGATGCACCTGGCCTTGCCTTCGGTGGTGCTGGGCGTGCTGAACTCGGCGCTCATCATCCGCTTCACGCGCGCCTCCATGCTGGACACGCTGGGCGAGGATTACGTGCGCACGGCCAGGGCCAAGGGGCTGTCCGAGACCGTCATCATGGTCAAGCATGTGATGAAGAACGCGCTGATTCCCATCGTCACGGTCATCGGATTGACCATGGCGCTGATGATAGGCGGCACCGTGGTCACCGAAACGGTATTCAATCTGCCGGGAGTGGGCGGACTGGTGGTGCGTGCGGTGCTGCGCCGCGATTACCCTGTGATCCAGGGGACCTTGCTGGTGGTGGCATTCATCTATGTGCTGATCAATTTCTTCATCGATTTTCTATACACGGTAATCGATCCGCGGATTAGATTGCGAAAGTAG
- a CDS encoding ABC transporter permease, with the protein MSSVSSDSGIKPPPSRFRYLARRYFSRRIVLAASIVLLAVVAVSVGISWVSGTDPSAVSIMQRLKAPSLSHWAGTDHLGRDVFLRMAYGGRYSLTIGLVTALGAVVLGTMLGMVAGYFRLADAPIMRVVDAMMAFPDILLGIALVAILGPSLWNVVLALVIVYTPRVARVARASTLVLRDLLYVDAARAIGTPTWKILYMHILPGLISPVLVQLTFIFAYAILAEAGLSFLGVGVPPSIPTWGTMIVGSLNYSDQAFWTIVFPGLAIVITALSLQLVGDGIRDSLDPKLKAAA; encoded by the coding sequence ATGTCTTCTGTTTCTTCGGACTCCGGCATCAAGCCGCCCCCAAGCCGGTTCAGATACCTGGCCCGCCGCTATTTCTCGCGCCGCATCGTGCTGGCGGCCAGCATAGTCCTGCTTGCCGTCGTCGCGGTATCGGTCGGGATCTCCTGGGTGTCGGGCACCGATCCCAGCGCGGTCTCCATCATGCAGCGCCTGAAGGCTCCGTCGCTGTCGCACTGGGCCGGCACCGACCATCTGGGCCGGGATGTCTTTTTGCGCATGGCCTATGGCGGGCGCTATTCCCTGACCATAGGCCTGGTCACGGCATTGGGCGCCGTGGTCCTGGGAACGATGCTGGGCATGGTGGCGGGCTACTTCCGCCTGGCCGATGCGCCCATCATGCGCGTGGTCGATGCCATGATGGCGTTCCCCGACATTTTGCTGGGCATCGCGCTGGTGGCCATACTGGGGCCCTCGCTGTGGAATGTGGTGCTGGCGCTGGTCATCGTGTATACGCCGCGCGTTGCGCGGGTGGCGCGCGCCTCGACGCTCGTCCTGCGCGACCTGCTGTATGTGGACGCCGCGCGCGCCATCGGCACGCCGACCTGGAAAATTCTGTACATGCATATCCTGCCCGGGCTGATTTCCCCCGTCCTGGTGCAATTGACCTTCATCTTCGCCTACGCCATCCTGGCCGAAGCCGGCCTGTCCTTTCTGGGCGTCGGCGTTCCACCGTCCATACCCACCTGGGGCACCATGATCGTCGGCAGCCTCAACTATTCCGACCAGGCATTCTGGACTATCGTCTTTCCCGGCCTGGCCATCGTCATCACGGCGCTTTCGTTGCAACTCGTGGGCGACGGCATACGCGATTCCCTGGATCCCAAACTGAAGGCGGCGGCATGA
- a CDS encoding ABC transporter substrate-binding protein, translating to MQLSCLDGNTVLFEGHDPLRRKVLIAGALGASAAVLGANQAFAAGGGQSASLAMIGDPQTLDPMLTTADLVGTIMQHVYEPLYTFDANWNVVPMLASSMPAISGDGKVVEIELREQLPFHDGSMLTADDVIASLDRWARISPRGKAVAKEIAQIVKVSPAKIAIHLNNRYAPLLAQLAFPSGMAAIMPKSTIADQMTRFIGTGPYKLKERRPDQYTILERFDSYAARSEEPSGFGGRRTAAIKELRFVPVPDSNTRVAGAMAGQFAYADLLPVESVGRLERGGEGIVPIIAKNFGFVYMVFNTKEGVLQDQAMRQAVQTAIGAEELMAAAFGDPRFFIVEPNFFPKGTPYYSEAGAGHYNNNDPKKAAELASKAGYGNKPIRILASRQYEFHYNIAMVLVEQFKRAGFTADLQVVDWATLLQRRNDAKVWDIYITHSGLFPEPILSPPQLGSGAPGWWESPEKAATIKAFNEEVDLAKRGPLWGEVQAVVYEQVPFVELGKFNSLSARSSRLQGFVPSAWPFFWNTKLA from the coding sequence ATGCAATTATCCTGTCTTGACGGTAATACGGTGCTTTTCGAAGGCCACGATCCTTTGCGCCGAAAGGTATTGATTGCGGGGGCGCTGGGCGCCTCCGCGGCGGTCCTGGGGGCGAACCAGGCCTTCGCCGCGGGCGGCGGTCAGTCCGCCAGCCTGGCCATGATAGGCGACCCGCAGACCCTGGATCCGATGCTGACCACGGCGGACCTGGTGGGCACCATCATGCAGCATGTCTACGAGCCCTTGTATACCTTCGATGCGAACTGGAACGTGGTTCCCATGCTGGCCTCGTCGATGCCCGCGATTTCGGGCGACGGCAAGGTGGTCGAAATCGAATTGCGCGAACAGCTTCCCTTTCATGACGGTTCCATGCTGACCGCCGACGACGTCATCGCCTCGCTGGATCGTTGGGCCAGGATATCGCCGCGGGGCAAGGCGGTCGCCAAGGAAATTGCGCAGATCGTGAAGGTGTCGCCCGCCAAAATAGCCATACATCTGAACAACCGCTATGCGCCCTTGCTGGCTCAACTGGCATTTCCCTCCGGCATGGCCGCGATCATGCCGAAAAGCACCATTGCCGACCAGATGACCCGCTTCATAGGCACCGGGCCTTACAAGCTGAAAGAGCGGCGTCCGGATCAATACACCATACTGGAGCGCTTCGACTCGTATGCCGCGCGCAGCGAGGAGCCCAGCGGTTTCGGCGGACGGCGCACGGCGGCCATAAAGGAACTGCGTTTTGTGCCCGTGCCCGATTCCAATACGCGTGTGGCCGGAGCGATGGCGGGGCAGTTCGCCTATGCCGACCTGTTGCCGGTGGAGTCCGTGGGGCGCCTGGAGCGTGGCGGGGAGGGTATCGTGCCCATCATTGCCAAGAATTTCGGCTTTGTCTATATGGTGTTCAACACCAAGGAAGGCGTCTTGCAGGACCAGGCCATGCGCCAGGCGGTGCAGACCGCCATCGGGGCGGAGGAGCTGATGGCGGCCGCCTTCGGCGATCCCCGCTTCTTCATTGTCGAGCCCAACTTCTTTCCCAAGGGCACGCCTTATTATTCCGAAGCGGGCGCCGGCCATTACAACAACAACGATCCGAAGAAGGCGGCGGAACTGGCCAGCAAGGCGGGCTACGGCAACAAGCCGATACGCATACTGGCCAGCCGCCAATATGAATTCCACTACAACATCGCCATGGTCCTGGTCGAGCAGTTCAAGCGCGCCGGCTTCACGGCCGACCTGCAGGTCGTGGATTGGGCCACGCTACTGCAGCGCCGCAACGATGCCAAGGTATGGGACATCTACATAACGCACTCCGGCCTGTTTCCCGAGCCCATCCTGTCGCCGCCGCAATTGGGATCCGGCGCGCCGGGCTGGTGGGAATCTCCCGAGAAGGCTGCCACGATCAAGGCCTTCAACGAAGAGGTGGACCTGGCCAAGCGCGGGCCGCTATGGGGCGAGGTGCAGGCCGTGGTGTACGAGCAAGTGCCTTTTGTGGAATTGGGCAAGTTCAACAGCCTGTCGGCGCGCTCCAGCCGCTTGCAGGGCTTCGTGCCCAGCGCCTGGCCGTTTTTCTGGAACACCAAGCTGGCCTGA
- a CDS encoding N-acyl-D-amino-acid deacylase family protein has translation MSLTQADGGSGRIDVLRNGVLHDGSASDGKPGDVWIQGDKLLAVLPPGAAPPAQAEPGNFTVHDCAGMVVAPGFIDVHTHDDAAVLDHPDMLPKLSQGITTVITGNCGISLVPIVTDEPAAPLSLLGRRQFRFESLAAYRRAIDQARPGVNVAALIGHTALRMQAMASLDSPASAAETQAMSRVLDDAMRAGALGMSSGVFYRQAYAADIHELSSLVKVVAAHGGVYATHVRDELRGIVQAIEEAALTARTAGAPLVLSHHKCAGPENWGRTAETLPLIERLAREQPIAMDVYPYTAGSTVLREDLVDGVIDILITGSEAHPEMVGRYLKDIAALWGISQKQACQRLQPGGACYFQMRQDDVDRVVAHPLSMIGSDGLPHDRHPHPRLWGAFPRVLDQYWRIKGTLPLAQAIHKMTGMSARRFGLGGRGLLKPGYFADVVVFDPDKVRDLATYAEPAQFSQGIEQVWVNGRLSFIGRDKAIAARAGRFVERSNMKVAS, from the coding sequence ATGAGTTTGACGCAAGCGGATGGCGGCAGCGGCCGTATCGATGTACTGCGCAACGGAGTTCTGCACGATGGATCGGCGTCCGACGGGAAGCCGGGCGATGTCTGGATACAAGGCGACAAGCTGCTTGCGGTGCTGCCGCCTGGAGCGGCGCCGCCGGCGCAGGCGGAACCGGGCAATTTCACGGTGCACGATTGCGCCGGCATGGTGGTTGCGCCGGGCTTCATCGACGTCCACACGCACGACGACGCCGCCGTCCTGGATCATCCGGACATGCTGCCCAAGCTGTCCCAGGGCATTACCACGGTCATCACCGGAAATTGCGGCATTTCCCTGGTGCCCATCGTCACGGACGAGCCGGCGGCGCCTCTTTCATTGCTGGGCCGCAGGCAGTTCCGCTTCGAGTCGCTCGCGGCGTATCGCCGGGCCATAGACCAGGCCCGGCCCGGCGTGAACGTGGCCGCCCTGATCGGCCATACCGCTTTGCGCATGCAGGCCATGGCCAGCCTGGACAGCCCGGCCTCCGCCGCCGAGACGCAGGCCATGAGCCGTGTGCTGGACGACGCCATGCGGGCCGGCGCCCTGGGCATGTCCTCGGGCGTGTTCTATCGGCAAGCCTATGCGGCGGACATTCACGAGCTGTCTTCCCTGGTCAAGGTCGTGGCCGCGCACGGCGGCGTCTATGCGACCCACGTGCGGGACGAACTGCGTGGCATTGTCCAGGCCATCGAAGAAGCGGCCCTCACGGCGCGTACGGCCGGCGCGCCGCTGGTGCTTTCCCATCACAAATGCGCCGGGCCGGAGAACTGGGGCCGCACGGCCGAGACGCTGCCGCTGATCGAGCGGCTGGCCCGGGAGCAGCCCATCGCCATGGATGTGTACCCGTATACCGCGGGCTCCACGGTCCTGCGGGAGGATCTGGTCGACGGCGTCATCGATATCCTGATAACCGGCAGCGAAGCGCATCCGGAAATGGTTGGCCGCTATCTCAAGGACATCGCCGCGCTGTGGGGCATCTCGCAGAAGCAGGCTTGCCAGCGCCTGCAGCCGGGCGGCGCCTGCTATTTCCAGATGCGCCAGGACGACGTGGATCGCGTGGTGGCCCATCCGCTGTCCATGATAGGGTCCGATGGCCTGCCGCATGACAGGCATCCGCACCCCCGGCTGTGGGGCGCATTCCCGCGAGTGCTCGACCAATACTGGCGAATCAAGGGAACCTTGCCCTTGGCGCAGGCCATCCATAAAATGACGGGCATGTCGGCAAGGCGCTTCGGTCTTGGCGGGCGCGGCCTGCTCAAGCCCGGGTACTTTGCGGACGTGGTCGTGTTCGACCCGGACAAGGTGCGCGACTTGGCCACTTATGCCGAACCGGCTCAGTTCAGCCAGGGAATCGAACAGGTCTGGGTGAACGGCCGCCTCAGTTTCATCGGTCGGGATAAAGCCATCGCCGCAAGGGCGGGGCGGTTCGTGGAGCGCAGCAATATGAAGGTCGCCAGTTGA
- a CDS encoding MurR/RpiR family transcriptional regulator, with amino-acid sequence MATLPSSPGLLRQLHESLEHVSKAQQRVLHVILKDPAGIVNSTIEQIATAAQVSMPSVIRTFRHFGYGSFRDFMVALAQDLAVSNHHFHRSVSIGDPAPDVVGKIVRSAISSLAELGRHLDVDVLDDVARKIVDASRVDCYSVGATSAFMSQELQTRLFRLGVNANAFSDPHQQLISASSLDEKGIAFVISHVGSMPFVLEAAQLARSRGATVVALTQAGTPLALKANLTIAVSVPQDAVMRVSTEAYLAHLLVIEILTVRIAQKLGPEAIKKLKQIKQVLEQHGIDSALHTDIY; translated from the coding sequence ATGGCAACGCTACCCTCATCGCCCGGCCTGCTGCGCCAGTTGCACGAGTCGCTGGAGCATGTGTCGAAGGCGCAGCAGCGTGTTCTGCACGTCATTCTCAAGGATCCCGCCGGCATCGTGAACAGCACGATAGAACAGATCGCCACGGCGGCGCAGGTGTCGATGCCATCGGTCATACGGACTTTCCGGCACTTCGGCTACGGCAGCTTCCGCGATTTCATGGTGGCGCTGGCGCAGGACCTGGCGGTTTCCAACCATCATTTTCATCGCAGCGTCTCCATCGGCGACCCGGCGCCCGACGTGGTGGGGAAAATCGTGCGCAGCGCGATTTCATCCCTGGCGGAACTGGGCCGCCATCTGGATGTCGATGTGCTGGACGATGTCGCCCGCAAGATCGTCGATGCGAGCCGCGTCGATTGCTATTCGGTGGGCGCGACCTCGGCCTTCATGTCCCAGGAGCTGCAAACACGCTTGTTTCGGCTGGGCGTCAATGCCAACGCATTTTCCGACCCGCATCAGCAATTGATTTCAGCCAGTTCACTGGATGAAAAAGGCATCGCCTTCGTCATTTCCCATGTGGGCAGCATGCCTTTCGTGCTGGAAGCCGCCCAGTTGGCCAGAAGCAGGGGCGCCACGGTGGTGGCGCTGACCCAGGCCGGCACGCCCCTGGCCTTGAAGGCCAATCTGACCATCGCGGTGTCGGTGCCGCAGGACGCCGTCATGCGGGTCAGCACCGAAGCCTACCTGGCCCACTTGCTGGTGATCGAAATACTTACGGTGCGCATTGCGCAGAAGCTTGGGCCCGAAGCCATCAAGAAACTGAAGCAGATCAAGCAGGTGCTTGAGCAGCACGGCATAGACAGCGCGCTGCATACGGATATTTATTGA
- a CDS encoding RidA family protein, translating into MPTIELLGQAPASSDRLARPLSPAVRAGDFVFVSGQVPTNEQGEVVAGGIETQTRQVFQHLTRALALAGCTLDDVCKANVWLADARDFGSFNRVYMECFGTHRPARSTTEARLMIDAKVEIDVTAYKPL; encoded by the coding sequence ATGCCGACCATAGAATTATTGGGTCAAGCGCCCGCCAGTTCGGACCGATTGGCCCGTCCCTTGTCGCCCGCCGTACGCGCCGGCGATTTTGTATTCGTGTCGGGCCAGGTCCCCACGAACGAGCAAGGCGAGGTCGTCGCGGGCGGCATCGAAACGCAGACACGCCAGGTCTTTCAGCACTTGACGCGCGCGCTTGCCCTGGCCGGCTGCACGCTGGACGATGTGTGCAAAGCCAATGTGTGGCTGGCCGATGCCCGCGATTTCGGCAGCTTCAACCGTGTATACATGGAGTGCTTCGGTACCCACCGTCCCGCGCGTTCCACGACCGAGGCGCGCCTGATGATAGACGCCAAGGTCGAGATCGACGTCACCGCCTATAAACCGCTGTAG
- a CDS encoding amino acid deaminase, with protein MKQKDYLNSGHKGFPPGAAPCLAADVAQYGWNLFNDDLSYPMAVIRRAELEHNLAWMQAYAKERGVFIAPHGKTTMSPQLFRRQLDAGAWGLTFATVFQVNAGLEAGARRIIIANQVVCDADLDALQHMRTRDPDLRIWFLVDSLAQVEQIESWAQRRKSSMAFGCLLEVGIPGQRTGCRTAEQAVELAGRIRQSGSLTLGGIECYEGGLARCDSEQDSRQVGALMERVGRIALECDRLALFEDEEIIVSAGGSAVFDLVVPGLKPSLSRPVAGILRSGCYVTHDHDFYSGMLRNVERRQGLSASLLPALEVWSMVQSVPEPGLAILSCGKRDVSYDLSLPVVTHYVPQGGRSRALAPMGWAISALNDQHAYLKISEGSPHPEVGDRVILGISHPCTTFDKWTWLPLIDEAGNVVSAVTTRF; from the coding sequence ATGAAGCAAAAGGACTACCTCAATTCCGGCCACAAGGGCTTCCCGCCCGGCGCGGCGCCTTGTCTTGCGGCGGATGTGGCGCAATACGGCTGGAACCTGTTCAACGACGATCTGTCCTACCCCATGGCCGTCATCCGGCGGGCGGAGCTGGAGCACAACCTGGCATGGATGCAGGCCTACGCGAAAGAGCGGGGCGTCTTCATTGCGCCACACGGCAAGACCACCATGTCGCCGCAATTGTTCCGGCGCCAGCTGGACGCGGGCGCCTGGGGGCTCACCTTTGCGACGGTGTTCCAGGTGAACGCCGGCCTGGAGGCGGGCGCGCGGCGCATCATCATCGCCAACCAGGTGGTTTGCGACGCCGACCTGGACGCCTTGCAGCACATGCGGACCCGCGACCCGGATTTGCGCATATGGTTCCTGGTGGATTCGCTGGCTCAGGTGGAGCAGATAGAGTCCTGGGCGCAGCGCCGGAAATCGTCGATGGCATTCGGCTGCCTGCTCGAAGTCGGCATTCCCGGGCAGCGCACGGGTTGCCGGACCGCTGAACAGGCCGTCGAGCTGGCCGGGCGCATCAGGCAGTCCGGTTCGCTGACCCTGGGCGGAATAGAGTGCTATGAAGGCGGTCTGGCCCGTTGCGACAGCGAGCAGGACAGCCGGCAGGTGGGCGCACTGATGGAACGCGTGGGGCGCATTGCACTGGAGTGCGACAGGCTGGCCTTGTTCGAAGACGAAGAGATCATTGTCAGCGCGGGAGGGTCCGCCGTATTCGACCTTGTCGTGCCGGGCCTGAAGCCCTCCCTGTCCAGGCCGGTGGCCGGCATCCTGCGCTCCGGCTGCTATGTGACTCACGATCATGACTTCTATTCCGGGATGTTGCGCAACGTCGAGCGGCGCCAGGGCCTGAGCGCCAGCCTGCTGCCGGCGCTGGAGGTCTGGAGCATGGTGCAGTCGGTGCCCGAGCCGGGCCTGGCGATACTGAGTTGCGGCAAGCGCGATGTGTCCTATGACCTGTCGCTGCCGGTGGTGACCCACTATGTCCCGCAGGGCGGCCGCTCCCGGGCGCTCGCGCCGATGGGCTGGGCCATATCGGCCCTGAACGATCAGCATGCCTACCTGAAGATATCGGAGGGCTCTCCCCATCCCGAAGTCGGAGACAGGGTCATACTGGGTATTTCCCATCCATGCACCACCTTCGACAAATGGACCTGGCTGCCGCTGATCGACGAAGCGGGGAATGTCGTCTCCGCGGTGACCACGCGCTTCTAG